The proteins below come from a single Lactobacillus johnsonii genomic window:
- the rplP gene encoding 50S ribosomal protein L16 has product MLVPKRVKHRREFRGKMRGEAKGGKTIAFGEYGLEAVESHWITNRQIEAARIAMTRFMKRGGKVWIRIFPQKSYTAKGVGVRMGSGKGAPAGWVAVVKRGKIMFEIGGVSEDVAREALRLASNKLPIKTKFVKKSSEVGGESNEG; this is encoded by the coding sequence GTGTTAGTACCTAAGCGTGTAAAGCACCGTCGTGAATTCCGCGGTAAAATGCGTGGTGAAGCCAAAGGTGGAAAGACCATTGCATTTGGTGAATATGGTTTAGAAGCTGTTGAATCTCACTGGATTACTAATAGACAAATTGAAGCTGCTCGTATTGCTATGACTCGTTTCATGAAGCGTGGCGGTAAAGTTTGGATTAGAATCTTCCCACAAAAATCCTACACTGCAAAAGGTGTTGGTGTTCGTATGGGTTCCGGTAAAGGTGCACCAGCTGGTTGGGTAGCTGTTGTTAAAAGAGGCAAGATTATGTTTGAAATCGGTGGCGTTTCAGAAGACGTTGCTCGTGAAGCTTTAAGACTTGCTTCAAACAAGCTTCCAATTAAGACTAAGTTTGTTAAGAAGAGTTCGGAAGTAGGTGGCGAATCTAATGAAGGCTAA
- the rpmC gene encoding 50S ribosomal protein L29 codes for MKAKDIRALTTDQMLEKEKQYKEELFNLRFQQATGQLENTARLRQVRKNIARIKTILSEKELSKN; via the coding sequence ATGAAGGCTAAAGATATCAGAGCATTAACCACTGATCAAATGTTAGAAAAGGAAAAGCAATATAAAGAAGAACTTTTTAATTTGCGTTTCCAACAAGCAACGGGTCAATTAGAGAACACCGCTCGCTTGAGACAAGTCCGCAAGAACATTGCTAGAATTAAGACAATTCTTAGCGAAAAAGAATTGAGCAAGAATTAG
- the rpsQ gene encoding 30S ribosomal protein S17 produces MSETNERNNRHVYQGRVVSDKMDKTITVVVDTYKNHPVYKKRIKYSKKYYAHDENNEAKIGDTVRIMETRPLSHAKRYRLTKIVKKSI; encoded by the coding sequence TTGAGCGAAACTAACGAAAGAAATAATCGTCACGTATACCAAGGTCGAGTTGTTTCTGACAAGATGGATAAGACTATTACAGTTGTTGTAGATACCTACAAGAACCACCCTGTTTATAAGAAGCGTATCAAGTACTCAAAGAAGTATTACGCTCACGATGAAAACAACGAAGCTAAGATTGGCGATACTGTTCGTATCATGGAAACCCGTCCATTATCACATGCGAAGCGTTACCGTCTAACTAAGATTGTTAAGAAGTCAATTTAA
- the rplN gene encoding 50S ribosomal protein L14 — translation MIQHESRLKVADNSGARELLVIKILGGSKRKTGNIGDIVVAAVKQATPGGVVKKGDVVKAVIVRTKSGARREDGSYIKFDENAAVVINADKSPRGTRIFGPVARELREHDFMKIVSLAPEVL, via the coding sequence GTGATCCAACACGAAAGCCGTTTAAAGGTTGCTGACAACTCCGGTGCAAGAGAACTCCTAGTTATCAAGATTTTAGGTGGTTCTAAGCGTAAGACCGGTAATATTGGTGATATCGTAGTTGCTGCTGTTAAACAAGCAACACCAGGTGGCGTTGTCAAAAAAGGTGATGTTGTAAAAGCAGTTATTGTTAGAACAAAATCAGGTGCACGCCGTGAAGATGGTTCATACATCAAGTTCGACGAAAATGCAGCAGTTGTAATTAATGCTGATAAGAGTCCTCGTGGAACTCGTATTTTTGGGCCTGTAGCCCGTGAACTGCGTGAGCACGATTTCATGAAGATCGTATCTCTTGCTCCTGAAGTCTTATAA
- the rplX gene encoding 50S ribosomal protein L24 has product MFVKTGDKVKVIAGKDKGKEGTVLSVNAKTNRIVVKGVNKIKKHEKPSQTNANGGVVEKEGSIHASNVKVIAKKEDNNK; this is encoded by the coding sequence ATGTTTGTTAAAACAGGTGACAAAGTAAAAGTTATTGCCGGTAAAGATAAAGGCAAAGAAGGCACTGTACTTTCAGTCAACGCCAAGACTAACCGTATCGTTGTCAAAGGTGTTAATAAGATCAAAAAGCATGAGAAACCTTCACAAACCAACGCTAATGGTGGTGTGGTAGAAAAAGAAGGTTCTATCCATGCATCTAATGTAAAAGTTATTGCTAAAAAAGAAGATAACAACAAATAG
- the rplE gene encoding 50S ribosomal protein L5: MANSLVEKYSNEIAPAMNKKFNYDSVMEIPKIDKIVLNMGVGDAVSNAKNLDEAVEELTLISGQKPLITKAKKSIANFRLREGMSIGAKVTLRGDRMYDFLYKLINVSLPRVRDFRGISSRSFDGRGNYTLGIKEQLIFPEIDYDKVNRVRGLDVVIVTTAKTDEEARELLTEFGMPFAK; this comes from the coding sequence ATGGCAAACAGTTTAGTAGAAAAATACTCAAATGAAATCGCACCAGCTATGAACAAAAAGTTTAATTACGATTCAGTTATGGAAATTCCTAAGATTGATAAGATCGTTTTAAACATGGGTGTCGGTGATGCAGTTTCTAATGCAAAGAATCTTGATGAAGCTGTAGAAGAATTGACTTTAATCTCAGGTCAAAAGCCTTTGATTACTAAAGCTAAGAAATCAATCGCAAACTTCCGTTTACGTGAAGGTATGTCTATTGGTGCTAAGGTAACTCTTAGAGGCGATAGAATGTACGATTTCTTGTACAAATTAATCAACGTTTCTCTTCCTAGAGTTCGTGATTTCCGTGGAATTAGTTCTAGATCATTTGATGGTCGTGGTAACTACACTTTAGGTATCAAAGAACAATTAATTTTCCCAGAAATTGATTACGACAAGGTAAACCGTGTTAGAGGTTTGGACGTTGTTATTGTAACTACTGCCAAGACAGATGAAGAAGCTCGTGAACTTCTTACTGAGTTTGGTATGCCTTTTGCTAAATAA
- a CDS encoding type Z 30S ribosomal protein S14 produces the protein MAKTSQIVRNHRPAKFSSREYTRCERCGRPHSVYRKFKLCRICLKDLAHKGQIPGVKKASW, from the coding sequence ATGGCTAAAACATCACAAATCGTCAGAAATCATCGTCCTGCTAAGTTTTCATCTCGTGAATACACTCGTTGCGAGAGATGTGGCCGTCCACACTCTGTTTACCGCAAGTTCAAATTATGCCGTATTTGCTTAAAAGACTTAGCACACAAGGGTCAAATTCCTGGTGTTAAAAAGGCAAGTTGGTAA
- the rpsH gene encoding 30S ribosomal protein S8, with protein sequence MVMTDPIADYLTRIRNANMAKHTSVEIPASSMKKSLSEILKNEGFIRDYQVEDDNKQGMIKIFLKYGPNNERVISGLKRISKPGLRNYVSAENLPKVLNGLGIAIISTSAGVITDKEAREKNVGGEVIAYVW encoded by the coding sequence ATGGTCATGACAGATCCTATTGCAGATTACTTGACTAGAATTAGAAATGCCAACATGGCAAAACATACTTCTGTTGAGATTCCTGCATCATCAATGAAGAAATCACTTAGTGAAATCTTAAAGAACGAAGGCTTTATTCGCGATTACCAAGTTGAAGATGATAACAAACAAGGTATGATCAAGATTTTCTTGAAGTACGGTCCTAATAACGAACGTGTTATTTCAGGTTTAAAGCGTATTTCTAAGCCTGGTTTAAGAAACTATGTAAGTGCTGAAAACTTACCAAAAGTTCTTAATGGTCTTGGTATTGCTATCATTTCTACTTCTGCAGGTGTGATTACTGATAAAGAAGCTAGAGAAAAGAACGTCGGCGGCGAAGTTATTGCTTACGTTTGGTAA
- the rplF gene encoding 50S ribosomal protein L6, translating into MSRIGLKVIEVPEKVTVAKNGDDITVKGPKGELTRYFDPRITFEQKDGEIHFSRSSEADKALHGTERANLASMIEGVTDGYVKKLTLVGVGYRAVAQGKKLTLNVGYSHPVEFEAPEGITVKTPSATSIEIEGISKQVVGQFAAEIRDVRPPEPYKGKGIRYEDEYVRRKEGKTGK; encoded by the coding sequence ATGAGCCGAATTGGTTTAAAGGTCATCGAGGTTCCTGAAAAGGTCACAGTTGCCAAAAATGGTGACGACATCACTGTTAAGGGACCAAAAGGTGAATTAACTAGATACTTTGATCCACGCATTACCTTTGAACAAAAAGATGGAGAAATTCATTTTAGTCGTTCAAGTGAAGCTGACAAAGCTCTTCACGGTACTGAAAGAGCAAACCTTGCTTCCATGATTGAAGGTGTAACTGATGGATATGTTAAAAAGTTAACTTTAGTTGGTGTTGGATACCGTGCAGTTGCACAAGGTAAGAAATTAACTTTAAATGTTGGTTACTCTCACCCAGTTGAATTTGAAGCACCAGAAGGTATTACTGTTAAAACTCCATCAGCAACTTCAATTGAAATCGAAGGTATTTCAAAACAAGTTGTTGGTCAATTTGCGGCAGAAATTCGTGACGTTCGTCCACCAGAACCTTACAAGGGTAAAGGTATTCGTTACGAAGACGAATATGTACGTCGCAAGGAAGGTAAGACTGGTAAATAA
- the rplR gene encoding 50S ribosomal protein L18, which translates to MISKPDKNKLRLKRHKRIRGKISGTAERPRLSVFRSNKNIYAQLIDDVEGVTLASASTNDKNISAEGSKMEQAAEVGKALAETAAKKNIKSVVFDRSGYLYHGRIQALADAARENGLEF; encoded by the coding sequence GTGATTTCTAAACCAGATAAAAACAAATTACGCTTAAAGCGTCATAAACGTATTCGTGGAAAGATTTCTGGTACTGCTGAGCGCCCACGCTTAAGTGTTTTCCGTTCAAACAAAAACATCTACGCTCAATTAATTGATGATGTAGAGGGTGTAACGCTTGCAAGTGCCTCAACAAATGATAAAAATATTTCAGCAGAAGGTTCTAAAATGGAACAAGCTGCTGAAGTAGGTAAAGCTTTAGCTGAAACTGCTGCTAAGAAGAACATCAAGAGTGTTGTATTTGACAGAAGTGGTTACCTATACCACGGTCGTATTCAAGCTCTTGCTGATGCAGCACGTGAAAACGGATTAGAATTCTAG
- the rpsE gene encoding 30S ribosomal protein S5: MANRNDSRRDSRKDRKKDDIEDQLVAINRITKVVKGGRRMRFAAVVIVGDRKGHVGFGTGKAQEVPEAIRKAVEAGKKRMIKVPTVGTTIPHEVMGHYGSGNIMLKPAEAGSGVAAGGAVRIIMDLAGISDVTSKSLGSNTPINVIRATMDGLSKLKTREDVLKLRESAKSLED; this comes from the coding sequence ATGGCAAACCGCAACGATTCTCGTAGAGATTCTCGTAAAGATCGTAAAAAAGACGATATTGAAGATCAATTAGTAGCAATTAACCGGATCACCAAGGTTGTTAAGGGTGGTCGTCGCATGAGATTTGCTGCTGTTGTAATCGTCGGCGATAGAAAAGGTCATGTAGGTTTTGGTACTGGTAAGGCTCAAGAAGTCCCAGAAGCTATCCGCAAGGCTGTTGAAGCTGGTAAAAAGAGAATGATTAAGGTACCTACTGTTGGTACTACTATTCCACATGAAGTTATGGGCCATTACGGTTCTGGTAACATTATGTTGAAGCCTGCTGAAGCTGGTTCTGGTGTTGCTGCTGGTGGTGCTGTTCGTATTATCATGGATTTAGCAGGTATTTCAGATGTTACTTCTAAATCACTTGGTTCAAATACACCAATCAATGTTATCCGTGCTACTATGGACGGTTTGAGTAAATTAAAGACTCGTGAAGATGTTTTGAAGCTTCGTGAGTCAGCAAAAAGCTTAGAAGATTAA
- the rpmD gene encoding 50S ribosomal protein L30, with protein MMDLKVTLIKSVAHRLPKQRKIVKALGLGKVNSTVVLPDNAATRGALLKIAHLISVEEVNK; from the coding sequence ATAATGGATTTAAAAGTTACCTTAATTAAAAGCGTCGCACACCGTCTTCCAAAACAAAGAAAAATTGTTAAAGCTCTTGGTCTTGGTAAGGTAAATAGCACTGTTGTTCTTCCAGACAACGCTGCAACTCGTGGCGCTTTATTGAAGATTGCTCACCTGATCTCAGTTGAAGAGGTTAATAAGTAA
- the rplO gene encoding 50S ribosomal protein L15 — protein sequence MKLNELKPNEGSRRNRKRVGRGTSSGYGKTAGRGQKGQLARTGGKTRLGFEGGQMPLFRRMPKRGFKNVNRKEYAIINLNDLNRFDDGSEVTIDTLKSSGLVKKELAGVKLLANGELKVKLTVKVNKASEAAKKAVEAAGGTVEVI from the coding sequence ATGAAGCTTAATGAATTAAAACCAAATGAAGGTTCACGTCGCAACAGAAAACGTGTTGGTCGTGGTACTTCTAGTGGTTACGGTAAAACTGCTGGTCGTGGACAAAAGGGTCAATTAGCTCGTACTGGTGGTAAGACTCGTTTAGGTTTCGAAGGTGGTCAAATGCCATTATTCAGAAGAATGCCTAAGCGTGGTTTCAAGAACGTTAACCGCAAAGAATACGCTATTATTAATTTAAATGATTTAAACAGATTTGATGATGGTAGTGAAGTAACTATCGATACATTAAAATCATCAGGTTTAGTTAAAAAAGAACTTGCAGGAGTTAAGTTGTTAGCTAACGGTGAATTAAAGGTTAAGTTAACTGTAAAAGTTAACAAAGCCTCAGAAGCTGCTAAAAAAGCTGTTGAAGCCGCTGGCGGAACTGTTGAGGTGATCTAA
- the secY gene encoding preprotein translocase subunit SecY — MFSTLKNAFKDKDIRSKIFFTLFILLLYRIGANITVPGVNAKAITRVAQTGLVPMLDTVSGGGLDTYSIFSLGVSPYITAQIVIQLLQMDIVPKLVEWGKQGEVGRRKTNQVTRYLTLVVAFVQSLGITLGFNVLTEMGLVKTQTPQTYIEIAIIMTAGTMLLTWLGDEITDKGLGNGVSVIIFAGIIARLPNGIYQLYKDFIINNSASDRWQGILFFIAIIIAILLVTQFVTWFQQADLRVPIQYTRRAATSGSESFLPLKVNVSGVIPVIFASSFIITPATILMAFQRSHGNEQWFKICNQIFSLQTTPGALIYTLLIILFTFFYAFVQVNPEKLAENLQKQGAYIPSVWPGKDTQKYVSKILIRLSTVGAVFLGLVALLPQLATNIFGLPSSIGLGGTSLLIVIGVVLELARQVDGLLMKREYVGFIR, encoded by the coding sequence ATGTTCTCGACCTTGAAGAACGCCTTTAAGGATAAAGATATTAGATCAAAAATCTTCTTTACTCTCTTTATCCTATTGCTTTATCGAATCGGAGCTAATATTACGGTTCCGGGTGTTAATGCAAAAGCTATTACACGGGTTGCACAAACTGGTTTAGTCCCAATGTTGGATACAGTTAGTGGTGGTGGATTAGATACTTATTCTATTTTTTCATTAGGTGTTTCACCTTACATCACTGCCCAAATTGTCATTCAATTACTCCAAATGGATATTGTTCCTAAGTTAGTTGAATGGGGGAAACAAGGAGAAGTCGGAAGACGAAAAACAAATCAGGTAACGCGCTATCTTACTTTAGTCGTTGCTTTTGTTCAAAGTCTAGGAATTACTCTTGGTTTTAACGTTTTAACTGAAATGGGTTTGGTTAAAACGCAAACTCCTCAAACCTATATTGAGATTGCCATTATTATGACTGCTGGGACAATGCTTTTGACCTGGCTAGGTGATGAAATTACTGATAAGGGGCTCGGAAATGGTGTATCTGTTATTATTTTTGCAGGTATCATTGCTCGCCTTCCAAATGGAATTTATCAACTATATAAAGATTTCATCATTAATAATAGTGCTAGCGATCGTTGGCAAGGGATTTTGTTCTTCATCGCGATCATTATTGCCATTTTACTAGTAACTCAATTTGTTACATGGTTTCAACAAGCTGATTTACGAGTACCTATTCAATATACTCGTAGAGCAGCAACAAGTGGCTCCGAAAGTTTCCTACCATTAAAGGTTAACGTGTCTGGAGTTATTCCAGTTATTTTTGCCAGTTCCTTTATTATTACACCAGCTACAATTTTGATGGCTTTCCAAAGATCTCATGGAAATGAACAATGGTTTAAGATTTGTAATCAAATATTTAGTTTACAAACTACACCTGGTGCACTGATTTATACACTATTGATTATTTTGTTCACTTTCTTCTATGCCTTTGTTCAAGTAAATCCAGAAAAGTTGGCTGAGAACTTGCAAAAGCAAGGAGCCTATATTCCTAGCGTTTGGCCAGGAAAAGATACACAAAAATATGTATCTAAAATTTTGATTAGATTATCTACAGTAGGTGCGGTATTTTTAGGGCTAGTTGCCTTGTTACCACAACTTGCTACAAATATTTTTGGTTTACCAAGTTCAATTGGTCTTGGTGGAACGAGTCTTTTAATCGTTATTGGTGTTGTTTTAGAATTAGCTCGTCAAGTTGATGGGTTACTAATGAAACGCGAATACGTTGGATTTATTAGATAG
- a CDS encoding adenylate kinase, protein MINLILLGLPGAGKGTASESIVDKYHLAHISTGDMFREAMANETPVGLEAKSYIDKGNLVPDEVTAKLVEERLKQPDTKNGFILDGFPRTTVQAELLEDITKRLEKPLTNVIAIDVDEDVLIKRLSARYICKKCGATYNKISNPTKVEGTCDRCGGHEFFQREDDKPEVVKNRLEVNKKMNTPLRDFYEEKGILSTVNGEQTPEKVFEDIDKILSKD, encoded by the coding sequence ATGATTAATTTAATTCTTTTAGGTTTGCCTGGTGCAGGCAAAGGAACAGCTTCTGAAAGCATTGTGGATAAGTATCACTTAGCACATATCTCTACCGGTGATATGTTTAGAGAAGCTATGGCTAATGAAACTCCTGTTGGTTTGGAAGCTAAAAGTTATATTGATAAAGGAAATTTGGTCCCAGATGAAGTTACAGCTAAGTTAGTTGAAGAACGACTTAAGCAACCCGACACTAAAAACGGATTCATCTTGGATGGATTTCCAAGAACCACTGTTCAAGCAGAACTTCTTGAAGATATAACTAAACGGTTGGAAAAACCGTTAACTAATGTAATTGCAATTGATGTTGATGAAGATGTTTTGATCAAACGTTTATCAGCACGTTACATTTGTAAAAAATGTGGTGCAACTTACAATAAGATTTCAAATCCAACTAAAGTAGAAGGTACTTGTGATCGTTGCGGAGGACATGAATTTTTCCAACGTGAGGATGACAAGCCAGAAGTTGTTAAAAATCGCTTAGAAGTTAACAAGAAAATGAATACTCCTCTTCGTGATTTTTATGAAGAAAAAGGAATTCTTTCAACTGTTAACGGTGAACAAACTCCGGAAAAAGTATTTGAAGACATTGACAAAATTTTAAGTAAAGACTAG
- the infA gene encoding translation initiation factor IF-1 encodes MAKEDVIEVEGKVVDTLPNAMFKVELENGATILAHVSGKIRMHYIRILPGDRVTVELSPYDLTKGRITYRFIK; translated from the coding sequence TTGGCAAAAGAAGATGTCATCGAAGTTGAGGGTAAGGTAGTTGATACCTTACCTAATGCTATGTTTAAAGTTGAATTAGAAAATGGTGCAACTATTTTAGCTCATGTGTCTGGTAAAATTAGAATGCACTACATTAGAATTTTACCTGGTGATAGAGTAACAGTTGAATTATCACCATATGATTTAACTAAGGGTAGGATTACGTATCGTTTTATTAAGTAA
- the rpmJ gene encoding 50S ribosomal protein L36, which yields MKVRPSVKPMCEHCKIIKRHGRVMVICSANPKHKQRQG from the coding sequence ATGAAAGTTAGACCATCTGTTAAACCAATGTGTGAACATTGCAAGATTATCAAAAGACATGGTCGTGTTATGGTGATTTGCTCTGCAAACCCTAAGCACAAACAACGTCAAGGTTAA
- the rpsM gene encoding 30S ribosomal protein S13 — protein sequence MARIAGVDLPRNKRVVVALTYIYGIGEPTAKKICKDAGISEDIRTNDLTPEDQEKLRSEVDKYRVEGDLRREVSLNIKRLVEIGSYRGIRHRRGLPVRGQNTKNNARTRKGSKRK from the coding sequence ATGGCACGTATTGCTGGTGTTGACTTACCCAGAAATAAAAGAGTTGTAGTCGCATTAACTTATATCTATGGTATTGGTGAACCAACTGCAAAAAAGATTTGTAAAGATGCTGGTATTTCTGAAGACATTCGTACTAATGACTTGACTCCAGAAGATCAAGAAAAATTACGTAGCGAAGTAGACAAGTACCGTGTTGAAGGTGATCTTCGTCGTGAAGTTAGCCTTAACATCAAGCGTTTAGTTGAAATTGGCTCATACCGTGGTATTCGTCACCGTCGTGGCTTACCAGTTCGTGGTCAAAATACCAAGAATAATGCTCGTACTCGTAAGGGTTCAAAGAGAAAATAA
- the rpsK gene encoding 30S ribosomal protein S11 gives MAAKKTARKRRVKKHVESGVAHIHSTFNNTLVMITDVQGNAVAWSSAGALGFKGSRKSTPFAAQMAAEAAAKSAMDQGMKHVEVSVKGPGAGREAAIRALQAAGLEITAIRDVTPVPHNGSRPPKRRRV, from the coding sequence ATGGCTGCAAAGAAAACAGCACGTAAACGCCGTGTAAAGAAGCATGTTGAAAGCGGCGTTGCTCATATTCATTCTACGTTTAACAATACCTTGGTCATGATTACTGATGTACAAGGTAACGCAGTCGCATGGTCTTCCGCTGGTGCTTTAGGTTTTAAGGGTAGTCGTAAGTCTACACCATTTGCTGCTCAAATGGCCGCAGAAGCAGCTGCAAAATCTGCAATGGATCAAGGCATGAAGCATGTTGAAGTTTCAGTTAAAGGCCCAGGTGCAGGTCGTGAAGCTGCTATTAGAGCACTTCAAGCTGCAGGTCTTGAAATCACTGCTATTCGCGACGTTACTCCAGTGCCGCACAACGGTTCCAGACCACCAAAACGTCGTCGTGTCTAG
- a CDS encoding DNA-directed RNA polymerase subunit alpha codes for MIEFEKPNITVVDQEEAYGKFVVEPLERGFGTTLGNSLRRVLLTSIPGTALSYIQIDGVLHEFSTIPGVREDVTKIILNLKKLELKSLSDEEKIAEIDVTGPAIVTAADLKVDSDIEVLNPDQYICSIADGGHLHMNVAIKTGRGYVPASENKTDDMPIGVIPVDSLFSPIKKVNYQVESARVGKRDDYDKLTLEIWTDGSITPNDALSFAAKILVEHFKVFMSTDMDAQFDDVMVEKEDDKNEKKLEMTIEELDLSVRSYNCLKRAGINTVQELTDKSEADMMRVRNLGRKSLEEVKNKLADLGLSLRQDD; via the coding sequence ATGATTGAATTTGAAAAACCAAATATTACCGTAGTAGACCAAGAGGAGGCATACGGTAAGTTTGTTGTCGAACCACTGGAACGCGGTTTCGGGACTACTTTAGGTAACTCACTCCGTCGAGTTTTACTTACTTCTATTCCAGGTACGGCACTTTCTTACATTCAGATTGATGGTGTGTTACATGAATTTTCAACAATTCCTGGCGTTAGAGAAGACGTCACGAAGATCATTCTTAATTTGAAGAAACTAGAGTTAAAGTCACTCTCAGATGAAGAAAAAATTGCTGAAATCGATGTAACTGGACCAGCAATTGTAACTGCTGCTGATTTGAAGGTCGACTCTGATATTGAGGTCTTAAATCCAGATCAATATATTTGTAGTATTGCTGATGGTGGCCATTTGCATATGAACGTTGCGATCAAGACTGGTCGTGGTTATGTTCCCGCAAGTGAAAACAAGACAGATGACATGCCTATTGGTGTCATCCCCGTTGATTCACTCTTCTCACCAATCAAAAAAGTTAACTACCAAGTTGAAAGTGCTCGTGTTGGTAAGAGAGATGACTATGACAAATTAACTTTAGAAATTTGGACTGATGGTTCAATCACACCTAATGATGCCCTTAGTTTCGCTGCGAAGATTCTTGTAGAACACTTCAAAGTATTTATGTCTACTGATATGGATGCGCAGTTTGATGATGTAATGGTAGAAAAAGAGGACGATAAGAACGAAAAGAAGCTTGAGATGACGATCGAAGAGCTTGATTTGTCTGTTCGTTCCTATAACTGCTTGAAACGTGCAGGAATTAATACTGTTCAAGAATTAACTGATAAATCTGAAGCAGATATGATGCGCGTACGTAACTTAGGACGTAAGTCATTAGAAGAAGTAAAGAATAAACTTGCCGATCTTGGTCTATCACTTCGTCAAGATGACTAA
- the rplQ gene encoding 50S ribosomal protein L17: protein MAYRKLGRDSAHRKAMLREMTTQLIMNERIVTTETRAKEIRTTTEKMITLGKRGDLSARRKAAAFVRNEIADIHEEKDAVVVKSALQKLFSDIAPRYKDRNGGYTRMYKLANPRKGDAAPMVIIELV, encoded by the coding sequence ATGGCATACCGTAAATTAGGTCGCGATAGTGCACACAGAAAAGCAATGCTTAGAGAAATGACTACTCAATTGATCATGAACGAACGCATTGTTACTACTGAAACCCGTGCTAAAGAAATCCGCACAACTACCGAAAAAATGATTACTTTAGGTAAACGCGGTGATTTAAGTGCTAGAAGAAAGGCAGCTGCTTTTGTTCGTAATGAAATTGCTGATATTCATGAAGAAAAAGATGCAGTTGTTGTAAAATCAGCACTTCAAAAACTTTTCAGTGACATTGCACCTCGTTACAAAGATCGTAATGGTGGTTACACCAGAATGTACAAGTTAGCTAACCCACGTAAGGGTGACGCTGCTCCAATGGTAATCATTGAATTAGTTTAA
- a CDS encoding energy-coupling factor transporter ATPase yields MKDNIVTVKHLSFTYKDSKVPAVNDISFSIPRGSWTTLVGHNGSGKSTIARLLDGILLPHDNPRTVINVDGIELTEKTMWDIRDRVGIVFQNPDNQFVGATVEDDVAFGLENRQVSRSKMQTIVHDVLEQVDMLDFQKSEPQYLSGGQKQRVAIAGILAIGPKLIILDESTSMLDPAGKTKILSLIRDLQNKNGLTIFSITHDINEAVQADQMLVLDKGKLLASGSPREIFENEVLIKSAGLELPLFYKVKNELIKKEIHIPREVNSEEKLVKYLCQLNSKM; encoded by the coding sequence ATGAAAGATAATATAGTAACGGTTAAGCATCTTTCTTTTACCTATAAAGATAGTAAAGTACCTGCTGTAAATGATATTAGTTTCTCAATTCCTAGAGGATCATGGACTACTTTGGTAGGTCATAATGGGAGCGGAAAATCAACAATTGCCCGTTTATTGGATGGCATTCTTTTACCCCATGATAATCCTAGAACGGTAATTAACGTTGATGGTATTGAGCTGACAGAGAAAACAATGTGGGATATTAGAGACCGTGTAGGAATTGTATTCCAAAATCCTGATAATCAATTTGTTGGTGCTACGGTGGAAGATGATGTAGCTTTTGGTCTTGAGAATCGTCAAGTTTCTCGTTCTAAGATGCAGACTATTGTTCATGATGTGCTTGAGCAAGTGGATATGCTTGACTTTCAAAAAAGCGAACCTCAATATTTGTCTGGAGGTCAAAAGCAAAGAGTAGCTATTGCCGGCATTTTAGCGATTGGACCAAAATTAATAATTTTAGACGAATCAACTAGTATGTTAGATCCAGCAGGTAAAACGAAAATTCTTAGCCTTATACGAGATTTACAAAATAAAAATGGTCTGACTATCTTCTCCATTACTCATGATATTAATGAAGCGGTACAAGCAGACCAGATGTTAGTTTTAGATAAAGGAAAATTATTGGCTAGTGGCTCTCCAAGAGAGATATTTGAAAACGAGGTTTTAATAAAAAGTGCCGGATTAGAGCTCCCTTTATTTTATAAGGTTAAAAATGAACTTATAAAAAAAGAAATTCATATCCCTCGAGAAGTCAATAGTGAGGAAAAGTTGGTGAAGTATTTGTGTCAATTGAATTCAAAAATGTAG